A region of Nitrospinaceae bacterium DNA encodes the following proteins:
- a CDS encoding molecular chaperone TorD family protein: MNALWRKTPAPEELIEQAALRRQIYRVQATCFLDPPDEELLAFLGENYPHLLDGEENTVTEEGLKALRVDFTNLFLLSSPPYEAALMDESGHLNSKATDRVTDFYRATGFNPGLGSGGSRHSGLLAMDHISAELEFLSHLAGREEVAWQEGNRELAVQSLNHTAQFMDAHYLRWMPLLMVSSEEDAETGFYRALAKWTREFTLADRKHIDGILKAI; encoded by the coding sequence ATGAATGCTCTGTGGAGAAAAACGCCCGCCCCGGAAGAGTTAATCGAGCAGGCCGCCCTCAGGCGGCAAATCTACCGGGTTCAAGCCACTTGTTTTCTAGATCCTCCCGATGAGGAACTTCTCGCCTTCCTGGGGGAGAACTACCCTCACCTCCTCGACGGGGAGGAGAACACAGTAACCGAGGAGGGTCTCAAAGCCCTCCGGGTGGACTTCACTAATCTTTTTCTACTCTCAAGCCCCCCCTATGAGGCCGCGCTGATGGACGAGAGCGGCCATCTCAACTCAAAGGCCACCGACCGCGTAACGGATTTTTATCGCGCCACGGGCTTCAACCCGGGACTTGGAAGCGGCGGCTCGCGACATTCGGGGCTTTTGGCCATGGATCACATCAGCGCCGAGCTAGAGTTTCTCTCGCACCTCGCCGGGCGCGAGGAGGTGGCATGGCAAGAGGGGAACCGGGAGCTAGCGGTCCAAAGCCTAAACCACACAGCGCAATTTATGGACGCGCATTACTTAAGGTGGATGCCGCTGCTAATGGTAAGTTCAGAAGAAGACGCCGAGACAGGTTTTTACCGTGCGCTCGCAAAATGGACCCGCGAGTTCACGCTAGCAGACAGAAAACACATCGACGGAATACTAAAGGCCATCTAG